GGAATAAGTTTGTCACAAGCGAACCAAAGTACTTACTCGACGATGCTGTCAGAGAATTTTACAAAAATCTCAGATTCAGCAACTCCGAAGATCTAATCTCAAAGGTCAGCATCATCGACGGAGCAGAATGCATTGAGAAGACTCTCAACGTCTCCAAAATTGTTAGGGAATTGTTCAATCTCCCAAACAACGGATTTCTACTCTCTTCATTGACTGATGATGAAGCAAATGAAACTCTCAAGACTGCACTGAAGGATAAATCTGAATCAACGAAAAGTCAGATCACTCTATCTCATCTTCATCCAGAGTTTGCCATGTTGGGCAAAATTATCCAGAAGTGCTGGATTGGTGCTACAGGGACTCCTGATAAAGCTTCTCAACCGCAGAAGAATGTAATGGCTGCTCTTATGAAGAAGGAATgcttcaactgggaagaagcttacctGAAGCTTCTTTACAACGAAGCCCACAACACACGGCCGGCAACGATGGTCCGACAAGGGAACAGGGTATCCCAGATCATCATCGAGGGGACAAAGAAGCACAAGTATGTGCAATGGCCTGAGATGATCAAATTCACAGATAGCCTACGTCTCTTCAAAATTGCAAGAAGAGATCCCAAACCTTCCTCAAAAGAGAAGGTAATCGACATCTCTTCTCCTCCTTCATCTGATTCTGAAGCCCCTGATTCACCTCCTTCAAATCCTCGCACGAATGTGCCACGACGAGTACGTACAATCCTCCCCAAGAAACCATCTATACCAACTGAGATGCCTTGGAAACTCTCTCCGAgatccaaaggcaaagcagtTGTAGAAACTGCACCAGAACCAGCCTCCACCTTCATCTTCAAAGGTACACTAGAAGCTGTTGAACTTCAGTCTGAAGCTCAACAAATTGCCACCGATCGCCTCCGACGCATAATTGGTGATGTCGATACGTCTCTAGAAGTCTACCGGGatcttcatagacttctcacgtATACTCTTCTGAAGACAGCGCCATGTCCAAGAATCAACAGTCTTCACAGCCCTGCAGCTGAAGACTCGTTTGAGATGGAAGCGGCTACCTTGatcagcctctttcaaattGAACATGTTTGGGACgtaattcatgactttgacaGTTTTGCCACGAATTACTTGATCTCATCCAAACAATTCAGACGCCTCCAGTCACTAAACGACGATGCCGGGACATCAAAGGTGTTGGACGAGCCTCTCATCATAGAGGAAGTTATTGCAACTCACAGCTCTCCTGTTAATGTCACTCATCAACCAGCGGAagctgctgctgaccctgccaTCGATGATCGACCAGTAACTGATTCATTCAATCAACCGGAGCTACCATCCTCTCTTCAGACATCTCATACTGAAGCAGACCAGGCTACCATCACTGTCGTTGATGCTCCTCTGTCAGTAGAAGAAGAGGAATCAGCAGACAATGCTGATCGTTCAAATCCTGAAGAACGAGTTAATGACATCCTCAAGTCTCCTCCGACTTCATCAACACTTTTGAACACTTATGAGCCTATTCCACCTAAAGGCCAGAACATCAACCAGGAGCAAGAATTTCCGCAATCTGTTGAAGAAAGAACATATCGCCCTTCCAGTCACGCCGAGGTATCCACATCCAAGACTGATGAAGAGCATCAACAAGAGCAGAAATATCCTGACGAATCAGATGTTCCAATAGAACACGTCGAGCTTCCTCGAGCAGAAGGACATGTTCTATTTGATTCGGATACAAAAACTGATGCGCGCCTCACCATCTGGAAATATAATCGGCCGCGCAGACATCTATTACGGATCTCTGATGATGAAGAAAGACCAATGGATGTACTGCTGAACcagcttgctgatcaacggTTTGAAATCGACTCACTTAGGCACGAGCTCGAACGACAAGGAATCTATGGTGAAAAGTTCGTAAAGAAGCTCAAAGAAGTCGAGCAACAGGCAACAGCAGACATGGTCCATCATGCCGGCTTGATAAATGGACTCAAACAGCGGATAAAGGCACAGAAAAATGCACTGATCAATTATAAGCTTGAAATGCTTGATACAAAGATTGGTTTCCCCAAAGTTCAGAAGGAGCACGAGGAACTCTACACTCTCTTTCTCGAATCAGAGATTGAAAGGAAGACACACTATGTCAACCTAACTACAAAGCTCGAGAAAATGGAACTTGAGTTCCTAAAAACGTTCATGCCAAGAACCGAGGTCCAGGAACTCATTGCAACGACAGTACAGCCTATCATGGAACGACTGGCAAAGGTGGAAAGGGAACTCCAACAAACCAAAGAATCTCCTGACACCGCTCTCGTTCAGAAGATGCTCACTGATCTTCAAGAGCTACAAAGCCGACTTCCTCcagctgatgccaaaaagggggaagaggatatacTGAGGCGTATGCAAAGAGAAGCGGAAATGCTCCCCTCTGTCTTCAACAGGGTGGAAACAAGGCTGAGGAGATCGCTGCAAGGGTTGCCCCCACTTTCGCCTCAGTTGAAGCCAACAGAAAGAGAGGCAGAGAAAGCTCTTCAAGTGAATcagaattgaagaagaagaaaactgtCGAATTCATCTCAACTCTGAAGGAAAGTCAAAAGCTTGAACTTTATCTCAAGAGTGGACTGATTGTATCTCATCTGGAAAAGTTTGAGCGATCAGATAAATGGATACCGTCAGAGCTGAATGATTGGTGGGAACAACTCAAGgaacgctacaccaaatggatggtgtTTGAAAGTATCTAAGGCGACAAAGAGCGCAGGTATGAAGCCTGGAAGTACTTCCCGATGCATCTCCAAGAACGAGAACCTGTTCGTCAAATGTTGGAAGCTCAGAAGAAAAATGGACAAGGCATACCTGACCCTCAGAAGAAAGTAGTGGCTCCACCAAGGTTCAGGAATGGTGTTGACAGAGAGAAGATCAAGAAAGAAATCAGAACCGTTTGCAGGATTTGGAACTTTCATCCAAACTCCGACAATGGCAGAAAGGTATGGGAAACAGTCTTCAAACTCTACAATCAAGAACCTTGAGTCGGATGGTAGTACTCTGTAATGTTCTTTTTATGCTTTCAAGTTGTAATTTAGACTGATGCTTTATCAGTCTCTCCTTAATGAAAAGAacaacttctttttgatctcaacctgaagacaatgactctttgtccaggctctgattatggtttttctgtcttctttaagttctgtttttagaactgttttcattcttgctctaagtacaagttgtttagattctattgttaagggggaactgttttcaccccttgtttaAAACTTGTActatgagttcagtctttttgttgtctagaactgctgtgtgattttggcatcatcaaaaatggggaaattgttgggaaccttgtggaatatcctaacccttgttttgatgataccaaaaatcataggacttatttgtaatagactagaatcgttttgaactcaagtgttagagttcatttctagtttagttgcggtgtcgaagactgaagaatgaagactgaagactgaagactggagttaccaactgaagtatcagttgaagaatcagttgaagactgattatttaatgcgcgcaatggactgatactaaagtcaagtatcagttgaacattcctcctaggactaatcttccaacgttcagaggaagccacgtacgcacaagtacagccgcattaaatgcagagatatcacaatatcttatctctgcagaggtcattcctatctggtggttacttttcagagatgtcacttctcctgtccatcaaagagagccgtttccacacagacaaggaacctcgaagattgaagcctcagcccaaattcgaattgctctccaacggaagaaatcttgaggacgatttacgccaacggatctattcaagagttctcctacaaatagcgctcgaggatcacttcaatcttcaccgattcaacgacataagctgaagctctgccgaaattgctactcagcctaaagcttaaccgcccaaagcttgaatcgaagaagagaattccaaagccaaaatcagtctctactgattacatacattctcttagaccctaggcatatatctgtttacccagaagccaaaggtcaaacttgcttcaaagaacttgttctttgtaagtaaagttggcactcgtttaaacctctcctccataagagtgtttgagtgattcggagttcaggaaggtactctgaactctgagagggaagtctgagcacgaggtgtgcttagcagggaaatcctacgcgaggtgtgtgggtgctgaagagagtttatcttcagtttacggttgtgtgcaccaggcaagcacacgggtacggtttgcagtgcaccaggcaagcacttgcggagtggattgttggtctgatcaaccagccgtggatgtaggaaagggttttttcgaaccacataaaaatctctgtgttatttacagcttttagttttacattcAATACTTGTgcgatttcaattgataaaattgaacactgactaacagcaaagagaaaccttaatccaactatctgctccaccgaggctattcgaaactaagtttaatttccgctgcgtgtgatatcaatctgactgaactatcctctgatagtaaggaagagtgatatcatctctatctttgcaaacacgactgaagccttacgtggatcagttaagttccagtgacttaactgataactctttactgaagagctttcagtatcagtcgtcaaccctgttggtcaaaactaatttcggtaaaacatgtgtcttgtttgcatgtaaagtttcgctttaatctctgactgagatccctctgattgaggtcggtagattgttgaaaaaatagcctataggtgtattccccccccacatacacctattcgagacctcccggacctaacaattatTTTCTCATAAAAATCAGGCAAATGCTTCTAGTTCAGATGCAGAAGAAACCAAAGAATTTGCATAATGGATACTTAAAATAGGTGACGGTACTATCGGTGAAAGTTTTGGTGATGGAGAATCTATTGTGGCATTATCACAAGACATTATTATACGACATGGAACAAATCCTATTGCAGCTATAGTGGAAAACACATACCATAACGTAATGAATAATGCATGTAAtccataaaatttcaaagataTAGCTATCTTGACCCCTACCAATGAGATGTAAATGACTATGTTATGTTTCTAATATCTACCAAAGAAAGAGTTTACTTAAGTTCAGACAACATTTACAAAGAAGATGGATAAATGGACCTCGATGAAGAGGTATTCTCGGTTGAATATCTCAAAACGAGAGTTCAAGATTGTCGAGTCATGAAATTAAATTCAAGAGGGATGCATAATCATGCTTCTCAGAAATATTGATTCatctaatgagctttgcaatgACATTAGGCTAATAGTAACTCAACTTGAAGAACGCGTAATTGAAGGCAAACtcatttcagaaaaaaaaaatgcgggCAATAAGTTTCATATAGTTAGAATGATTATGACTCCATCAGATTTCACTAAATTTTCTATTCGGTTCCAGAGAGGGTAATTCTCTATGAGTGTTCGTTTTGCTATAACAATAACAAGAGGCAGAGAAAATCTCTTTCGAATGCAAGATTATACCTACCGAAACTTGTTTTTAGTCATGGATAATTGTACGTGACAATCTCAAGAGTCACAAGAAAAAAATGTCAAAAAGTTTTAGTATATGATGAAAGTGGTCATATGTTGAAAGTTTTAGTATATGAAAATTGTACGTGACAATCTCAAGTTGTCACAACAACCAATGTggtgtatgatgaaatttccgatagattatgaggtaattgcaaatttaataatttattcggactttgaaaatggaagtcattattgatatattttttagtAACTGGTTGCAACTACATACATCTAATTTagaaatttaagataaatattataGTTTCTCTTTTAACATTTTGTGGTCAATACTCTACTTAcatatatactccattcgtcctgTAAAAATAGTCCTAGAAGGGGGGTgtcacgaattttaataaaagtggttAAGTATGTTATGAGTGTTTAAAAGGTCCCACCATAAATggagtgttaataatgataattaattgtattgtaagtAGAAAAATGGTCCCACCATGTGGTAGAATATgtaaataagttaatatatgGAGGATAATTTATTGTGGGGTAGTGCCCATAAATGAATTAGGACTAAGTTTTATGAACActacaaaatgaaaaatatgacCATTTTTagaggacgaagggagtatttcatAAAACATCTAATTCAGGctaatttcaaataaatgttTCATTCCAAAATAATTTCATTCAGTACTCTATTTTAGTGAGATGAAATTCACGAatcaaaaattacattaaataatttcatacatttatgtaataataatacaatCCCATCGAATTTCAACTGGCTACTAAGTAGCATAATATACACATTAATACATCGTCCACAAATGTCCTATTAAGTCTTTTGAGTTTTCTGCCACAGCTGTGCGGCTGTGTGCCTCCACTTGTAATTGTTTATCAATCATTAGTTATGATTTTATCAATCAGAATTAGGATTTGATTAGAAGGATGCACTGAACGTTCCTCAATATATATCAATCTCAAACTCGATAATAAATTTAACTGCACCGTCATGGAGGGCAAATCTATTTGTATCTATATCGCAATGAAGGCAAAATCCCCCTAAATCTAGACGAAGGGAACATTAATAGTTCACAATTTGTAAACACACTATTCCATACATGAGGGTACCATAGGTGCTGCTTTGTTGAAACTCAAATATAGCATCCAAAGTTGGAGAGATCACAGAATGAGATGTAAGTTTAGCATTACGCCGTCACAGGATGCTATCTTGGTTCTTATGAACAGAGTTATGGAACTCAACTTGTGTAGCAGAAGTTGGCTGTTTATCAATTTGCACCTGAGTCTCTTTTGAGTTTTCCTGCAAAGCCTAGTATACAAAGTGCCCAATTTAGATGGGTGTGAAAACTCACTATCTGAAACAATAGATAATGAATATTTTCTGTTTTCGTACCTTCAAAAGTTCTGTCATCCTTCCAGTTCCATAGTTGAACAAAGGTTCTGTATGTGAGGACTCAATCAGAAAGGGCTCATTACCACCTGGAGTGTCTTGTTCTGAAACGACAGCTGAGTTTTCTGGTGAAGATTTTAATGATTCCGTAATTTTAGTATCTGAAGTCTGGGAAGGGCTCTTAGCATCAATATCTATCGAGGTGCCTTTATGAAATGAGCCATCGTCACGCTGCTGAATTCCTGGGGCATCTTGGCAGCTGGGATAAGGTTGCATGGGAACAAAAACCTGCCCAACTGGTGGTAACATGGATAAAGGTTCAACCATGTGTACATCAGCATCTCCGTTGTCGTAACTTGCATGAGTTATGGGTTGAGGTGCAACGGGAGCCACAGCACTGACTGAAGGAGCAGCAGGTGCTCTTCCGGGTGGTGCATGTTTGTGTTTTGAAGGCACCACAGCAGCAGATGTTCGCATATCAATTCCCAGGCCAGGAGACTGACTCTGGTTTTCAAAAGTAAAACGAACGTCACTTCTTCttatcatttgagcatgtggaGCAACATCATTTTCTGCTGTAATTGGAGCACAATGTCCTGGCTTGAAAACAACACCTCTCAGGTTGGTGCTCGAGTTGCCAATTCTAACAGTAAGCAGATAGCCAGAGTCGAATGTGGCTTCAACAAAACCAGTTACTGCCTGGCCCACCATACATTCTGTTTCCCTTGTTCTGTTGGTTCTCTGAGAAAGGTAAGCTATGCCTCCTTCAGAACCAGGCGTATGAGCTGCTCCAGCAGGCTTTACGCTTGGATCTTTACGTGGACGACCACGTCTCCGCTTTGCTGGCTGGATCAACATGCCAGAGCTCTCCCCTTCATCAAGTAGATTCATATTATGACCTTATGGTATCTTTTTACTTCCTAGTTATTGAGTCCTTTGCCCTGCAAGAAAAAAGCCAAGTCTTTAATTGATATGCAATTTTCCAAGATTGTAATACAACTAGATAGTAAATAAATAGTATAGAAATTTTAAATCCCCGCCTGAGAGTGGTTCTAAATAAGAAGGGAGCTAAATACAAAACAAATGAGCCGTGAATACGATGATTTGGCATGTTACACCACACGGGACCCATTTTTGATCTCTTCAACTGATAATTGCATGTATTCTTCCCACAAAGCACAGGAATGAGAGACTAGATCATCTTAGAATTATTTAAGATTTTCATTCAGGTTTGTTTTATGGAATATACAAGATTTAAGTTACTTCTATGTTGACTATAGATGTCTCTTGACATTATCACTTTTTTGTGTGAGAGATGGGTATAAAGTAAACAAAAAATGCATTGAGAAGGATTAGGAGAATAAATATGTCTCCAATACCAGACTGCTGAGATAGAGAATGCCATATTAGCTATAGATACTAACTCATtagtatatatttattcaatacCAGTAAATTCCTTATATATTGACCAAAACTTACTGCACTCCCCAATAATGACAAAGTAATTATGTTTTCCAATACCACAGACTGCTGAGATAGAGAATGCAATATTAGCTGCAGATACTTATTCAAGTCAATAGTATATAGTTTCCAAAACCAGCAAATTCCTTATATATTAACCAAAACTTACTGTTACTGCACCGCCCCAATAATGACAAGTAAATATGTTTTCCAATACCACAGAATGCTGAGATAGAGAATGCTATACTAGCTGCTGATACTtattagtatatatttattCGAAACCAGAAAATTCCTTATATATTGACCAAAACTTACTGCATTGCCCTAATAATAACTTGCAGCATACTTAAGAGGAAACATAACAAGATGAAAAGTGTTTTGTACTTCACAATAATGGAATCGTTAATTTCCACACCAATATATTCATTTTCCAACAGAATATCATCCACTTTTATAATCAGAAAATTGACATAAAAAATGCTTATTTAGTCTAAAGAATGAAAATGGTTCACAAGAGAAATGTTGAACTCACAATTTCACGCATTTTAATAGCACTACTAAAGATAGGTGTGGGGtagcattttaaattttattagtgTTAGATAATAGAATAGGCCTCTTCTTTTCTAGTATACATTCtggatcaaataaaattaataatttacatGGAACTATCAACTGACATATACATCAGAAACTCAATTAAGAATATTATACCAATTATAGAAAATAAGGTAACTTTTAATCTTCACAAAGATGTTAAGAGAAAATAAACTTAACTGGGCAGGTTGAAAAAGGGAACAAATAAAAAATgccaattcaaataaaataaagataagGAGAAACTAAATCTAATAAAAATGTTTACACAAACAATCATGACTTGAATACCATTGAGGATCGCCAAAGAGTTTCGTAAGatagattttaaattataaaagcAGGGAAAGATATCATGAGTACTCTACCGCAAAAGACACAAGGGATATGAACCTACGGGAAATAGATGAGCATCTCCTCCAATGAATCCTCCAAGACGGCAAAAAATATGGAAGGTTTGATTTAgggttttctttttctaattgAGAGGACATGACACTAAAAACAAAATTAACAGCTATGAATGggttttatgaaaatttatgcAATGGAATCTCAAATATCCTCCCATCACGTGATAGTCACCTGAGTCCTACGCCACTTTTACTTTAACCATATATTCTCAGATTATGAGTAGCAAGAAGCAAATCAGCTACACTTATTTGGTTACTAGCAACTTCATACACAAATTTGGACTTTGAGTTGATAATCGAGAAACAAGACGCTTCCAGTTATTTAAGTAATGCAgcacaagaaagaaaaaatattactccctccgtcctaacttttagtatccatgtTTCCATTTTTGGATGTCCCGCATTTTtgtattcatttctatttttagtaaaagtaggtgggacccttactccactttaattattttaacactcacattaAAAGTGGGACcattattccactcacaatacacccaccactttattaaaaccagTGCCACTCTCAATTGGAtgctaaaagctgggacggggGAGCAtgaaataactaaataaatttgacTAATTCTTCCATCTGATGTTATGAACAATGCAATATCAAATATTAGAAACAAGAAAGTAGTAGGTGGAAGCAGGTCCATACTCATTTTAGCAAATATAAAGAATAAAATTCATCCTCTGGGAGTGAAATAATAGTGACCTCAGTCAATACATccgttttgttttccttttccttCTCTATTTGCATCCATtacgttttccttttccttctCTATTTGCTGGAAAAGGTTGGCTGTTACGTATTTTTTCATGACACCACAATTTGAAATTTCCATCAGATTAAAATAATTCCACATAGTTCTCCAGAATATTCCACTTTTATGACGTACTGGCATGTAAACAAGATCAAAAGTCCAATGGTAGATTTTCATAATAATTGCACCTGATATAGTTCTTAATGCACATTTTTATAACactgtaaaattaaaatttacagtGGACACTGGGCTAGAGAACAGCCTACTACATTAGGACCATAGCAAACTCACATTTTCCACAGGAAGGGAGCTGCATGAAAGTGCAACTATTAATATTATACAAAACATAGTAAACACAGCAGTGGTGCTCTGTAGATTATGCAAAATAAACGGCCCTAACTGCAGGCATAGCATGGGAATACATTAATCCAAACAGTTGTCTCCTACTCCTACATAACCTACATGTATTTGATAACATTACATACTTGGCATGTAACGATAACGGTGCATTATAAACAGAGAATCTAACTAAATAAACATTAAGACAGTTTGCCTGATGTTTAAAAAGgaaatttttcaatattttctttaGCAAAATACTAAATTTGTTTTCCatgaaattttcttttatttagaGACAATTCCATATATCTACTGTAGGACCACCACTTACACAGTCTTACCCATTTCTAGCGACAAATTCAAAGTAGGCCACATTAAACCTGTTCTTATTTTCGAAACTATACATCATAATTTCCAATACATTTAGCCAAGCACACATCTTCATCTGACATACAATCCAACTTGTAAACTTAGCTGAAAATACTATAATTGAAATTGGAGTTGAAAACATATCCCTGCGACTCTTCCGGATTAACTATAAGTAGCACCATTTTTGTTCAATCTACTGCATATATGCAGCAAGAACTTCCTATGTATATaagatattaaaatttattagtaAGCTTAATCTCTAATTACTTCTTTTACAGATAAGAACAGAATACGAACCAAATTTGCAATTGCTTCTTCCGAGAAGTACTCTGAACGTTGTTAGCTCAAAAACaaaatgtttcaaaagttcCCCCAAAACACGCAACGAACAAGTtcaatttctttaaaaaaaaaaaaaatctaaaccaACAATTAAATCAAGACCAACAATAGATGCACCAAACAATAGCAGACAATTCTACATGAATTCAGTGCCGTAACATAGGAGCTCCAAAATACACGTGTACGGAAACGAAAGATATACactaaaattaaagataatggtGAGAAAACTGTACCTCGAAGCCCTGGCGAGGATTTTCTAAGTTCAAATTATTGCTTATTCAACGAAGCTGAACCATAGTTCagaattattcttttttattaaaccctaaaagattttttttagggGATAAAACCTTAAAAAGAATTCAGTATAAACTTCTAATGAGTGAAACGAGTGCTTgaatttatctttatttttttaaaaaaaattagcgcATTCATTACTCgttgaattttaattaaaatcgtTGTTTGTGGTGAAATACAAGGATGAATCAAATTATCAAAACGTAGTCTAAAATATGGAGTACTTCCTACCAGCTACCACTACCAAGATGTTCATAATTTGATTTAAACCGTAtgtcaaatcaaattaaatcgTATTTGTGcagttttgttttatttatagtttgaaaaatatgatttaatttatattttaaaaaaaaagttgatttactatttaagtttgattttttaaaatgatagaTCA
The genomic region above belongs to Salvia miltiorrhiza cultivar Shanhuang (shh) chromosome 5, IMPLAD_Smil_shh, whole genome shotgun sequence and contains:
- the LOC131024403 gene encoding protein METABOLIC NETWORK MODULATOR 1-like translates to MNLLDEGESSGMLIQPAKRRRGRPRKDPSVKPAGAAHTPGSEGGIAYLSQRTNRTRETECMVGQAVTGFVEATFDSGYLLTVRIGNSSTNLRGVVFKPGHCAPITAENDVAPHAQMIRRSDVRFTFENQSQSPGLGIDMRTSAAVVPSKHKHAPPGRAPAAPSVSAVAPVAPQPITHASYDNGDADVHMVEPLSMLPPVGQVFVPMQPYPSCQDAPGIQQRDDGSFHKGTSIDIDAKSPSQTSDTKITESLKSSPENSAVVSEQDTPGGNEPFLIESSHTEPLFNYGTGRMTELLKALQENSKETQVQIDKQPTSATQVEFHNSVHKNQDSIL